In Balearica regulorum gibbericeps isolate bBalReg1 chromosome 2, bBalReg1.pri, whole genome shotgun sequence, one DNA window encodes the following:
- the UBE2W gene encoding ubiquitin-conjugating enzyme E2 W isoform X3, which produces MTLNEKSVQNSITQWIVDMEGAPGTLYEGEKFQLLFKFSSRYPFDSPQVMFTGDNIPVHPHVYSNGHICLSILTEDWSPALSVQSVCLSIISMLSSCKEKRRPPDNSFYVRTCNKNPKKTKWWYHDDTC; this is translated from the exons ATGGATCGTAGACATGGAAGGTGCTCCAGGAACACTATATGAAGGGGAGAAATTTCAGCTTCTATTTAAGTTCAGTAGTCGGTATCCTTTTGATTCGCCTCAG gtcatGTTTACTGGAGACAATATTCCTGTTCATCCTCATGTTTATAGCAATGGTCATATCTGTTTATCCATTCTAACAGAAGATTGgtctccagctctctcagtgCAATCTGTTTGTCTTAGCATTATTAGCATGCTttccagctgcaaagaaaag AGGCGACCTCCAGATAACTCATTTTATGTAAGAACGTGTAACAAgaatccaaagaaaacaaaatggtgGTATCATG atgacaCATGTTGA